From the genome of Vicia villosa cultivar HV-30 ecotype Madison, WI linkage group LG2, Vvil1.0, whole genome shotgun sequence, one region includes:
- the LOC131652328 gene encoding FCS-Like Zinc finger 2 translates to MAASSQRHCFLEEDDGGSASIADIEPGYSGHNHNHNQSSYQNGYVSRTLGYATFYNNRDLRNNVYSPRSGRFYDARFEDHQPHFLEACFLCKKPLGNNKDIFMYRGDTPFCSEDCRHEQIEIDEAKEKNRNFSSSMALRNKEQRKSVSPNKAQDYSFRTGTVAAA, encoded by the exons ATGGCTGCTTCTTCTCAACGACACTGTTTCTTGGAAGAAGACGACGGTGGTTCGGCTTCAATCGCAGATATCGAACCAGGATATTCCGgtcataatcataatcataatcagTCCTCTTACCAAAACGGTTACGTTTCAAGAACTCTAGGTTACGCCACTTTCTATAACAACAGAGATCTAAGAAACAACGTGTATTCACCTAGATCTGGTAGATTTTACGATGCGAGATTCGAAGATCATCAACCTCACTTTCTTGAAGCTTGTTTTCTTTGCAAAAAGCCTCTCGGAAACAACAAAGATATCTTCATGTACAG AGGGGACACACCTTTTTGTAGTGAAGACTGTAGGCATGAACAAATTGAGATAGATGAAGCGAAAGAGAAGAATAGGAACTTTTCTTCTTCAATGGCGTTGAGAAATAAAGAGCAGAGAAAATCGGTTTCGCCAAACAAGGCGCAAGATTACTCGTTTCGCACAGGGACGGTTGCTGCGGCTTAA